The genomic stretch ttactccTCCTGGTACATATTATTTAACCTAactttaggattttttttacataactgtcaaagatcaattagataactggttaccttacccaagatttgaacaaagaaacatacaatctaaaaataaaggaaaaaaatgtttataataaataaaaaataaaaataaacacaattcatattacaaaaagaaaaaagaaattttttttgcaaaacaaccaaagaaaaatttaatataaaattagttatataaaaaaacaaataagctaaaaaaaataataatcaaattacaaacataccctccCAGATTAataaacttgattaagagtaaaactatggcataaaccaatttttatacaaaaatatgtgaaaataaatccataaaagtgaaaattattaaaaaaaaaaagccatagattttttttttattatttttaaaagtcatatttttgaaCACTCTTTTAAAATTCTCTAATTTCCTCCAATTATAAAGTCCAAGAATTACTACATAAGCTTtcataaataacattttttttaatttacttttTGCTATATAACAGATCATTAACTAGTTTTAAATGTAATACCATCCGGAAATTAATCTCTCACATTATAACTACAAGTAACACCTACTATTATAGGCATAATTTTCTTTATAATgactataaaaataatattaattattgaataaaaTTATTTATGCATCAGAACCCATCTCTCTCTGATTCCTGTAAATATAATAATTTTGTAGAAATATTACTAAAAGTGAGGGCAGTGTAAGAAAAACTCCCCCAAATGTTCAAGGGAAATTTCATTTACAATGTTAATATACTTTAGTTAAAATTTATGCCCAAATTAAGGCTAACTCAAAATATGacattttataaaatttagaCTATATTGTCATTTTCATAAACAACTCATCTCTCTTTTTCTACTAAGATCGTTAACACCACCACCATCTCCCCACGGCGGCAGAGCACCACTTCCCCACACTACCACCACCATTAGCATCATCCTCATCATTGACGCCACCACCACCAATCACCATTGAAGTACCATAATGAAGCTCtttctccaatttttttttaagttttaatgatGAAAAATTCAATCTAAAACTTAAACCCAAGAAAATATTGTCTTTAAGACACTAATACATAGATTTCGAACACTTATGTACAagatttttttgttttacttgcATTTTtcgggaaaaaaaaatgatgcttAATGATGCCTACGCGATGTTTAATGATGTATTTGCGATGACGACTTGAAAACATTATTATTAGGCAAAAAATGATGCCTATTGATAAATATGCAATGCAGTTGCGATGATATCTTGAAAACATGGTTTTTAGGCAAAAAAAAACGATGTCTAACGATGCACATGCGATGGTGACTTAAAAACATAAGTTTTAGGCTAAAATCGATGCCTAACGGTGTATACACGATGCAGTTGCGATGGTACCTTGAAAACATAAGTTTtgtaaagaaaaaaacaaaaactatGTCTAGCGATGCAGTTGCGATGATGCCTTGAAACATGGGTTTTAGCTCAAAAACGATGTTTAACGATGCATACGCGATGAAGTTGCGATGATGTCTTGAAAATATAGTTTTTAGGCCAAAGACGATGCTTGGCGATGCATTCATGAAATTttgatttttggaaaaaaaaaaacaaacgaTGCATTTGTGATGCGTGTGCAATGTATTCATGAAATCTTTATTTTTGGCCAAAAACAATACGTTTGCAATGCAAATGTGATGCTCTgcgctgaaatttgacgaaaacctTGGAGATACATAAGTTTTCAATCAAATGTCCATTTCAAGTGATTTTTTTTAGTTTCCGTATTTTTTTCGAGGTCTATAAGCTTAGATCACATAAAATTTTAGATTTTGGATGTAGAAAACACAATTTTGACGAGTCATTTAATAGGTGCTTCAATGATGGTGTTAATGGAGTATGTGTTTCGATCCAAATGATGGTCGTGGGTAGAGATTCGAAGGAGAAATGATAGAAAGTAACGATTTTTTAGTGAGAAAAAAATCTTCAATAGTGAGGTAGTGGTACCGCCATAGTAGAGAGGTAGTGGTAGGGGTACTGCCATGGTAGAGAAGGAGAGCGTGAGTTAATGAGAGAGACATTATAGTAAAAGAAATAAGAGAAACTTATTTTTGGAATGCCACATAATTTTGGAATTAGTGTGTTTTATCATgcaaaaaaaaacttgaaaattCCCGTGATCAATAATTTGTACCTTTAACATGACCTATGGATGAATGGTAAAAAGTTAAAAACTATTCCAAGTTGGCAAGAACTTGTTCATTTTCCAAGAGTGCTAGTGATACAGTATACTTTGCCATGTGGGGTCAGCAAGATCAGGCCCCAAGCATGTATTTGTACATTAATTGTCCCAATCAACATATTTACAAGGAATATGTCAAAAGAATAACAGAGCACAATGGTTTTGCCAATAGGACAGAAAATTGATTTTATCAAAACAAACAAATGAGACagaacaaaaaataaatttttatatttaactaaTCACAGCATGTTCAATGGGCTGTGCAAATCAGCACAAAGACCACTCTCAACATCTGTTTTATGAATAAAGACCACTCACTTCCTGGGGGAGTTGTTGTCCATATGTAGTCTTTGAGTGCTCTTGGGACAGTTTGGAGAAAGCATTACTGCCTTTTTCTTGCCTGTTGGAATGCCTTTTACAAGGACAACTGATGAGCCTCCCTTCTTCATTTTTCTAGGCGAGCTGGATAGCCGAGACCTGCGATGCAAGACATCCGGTACCAGCAGATGAatgtttagtttagtttagttttacATTATGTCAGCAAGACAATGTTGGTAGGAGAAAAAATGTCAAGAACTGAAAATGGTTGTGTTATTACTCTTGCCTTTTTCTGAAATCTTGGCTAAGATTATCCGGTGATTCAGTACTGACTTCTTCCCTCGTAGTATTCAGGTTCTCCGCGGTGGCTTTGTAAAGTTCTCTGTGAGAGTTTTTTCTAAAGTTCTGTCCCTTCACAAGGCAGCAAGGCAAACCAAAAACAATTATTTTAGGTTCTTACAAGCTTGTATATCAACATAATAACCAAATAAATGCCTCAACCAAGAAAATAAGCACAACATCCCTTCCCCAATACACATATCTGTACTTTCAGCTTAGTCAAAAAAAAGAAGTTACAGCTTTTTTTCAAAGCAGGTGATGGCAGAGCCACCTCTGTAAATTTACATACCATTCCAAGATTTGTATTGGAAAAATATATGATGGCTAGAGCATTTTGTTAAAGTAGTTGCATATGCATTACTAGTGACACAATATGATAAGCTTAAATCAAAATCAGCCACATAAAATATAGCCTGTTTACCCATCTTATTATTAAAGTTAAAACCAAATATGCAAATCACTAAGAAGATGTAAGGTCATGCAGTATCCTCTCCTCAATAACTTTTTTACTTTGCATCCCTTCATTACCAACAGATTTTTCAAATTTACAGTTAGACCATCATTGAGTTCCTacaaatttgtatttatttgtcATTATTTTttgggaagaaaaaaaaaacagattcaAGCTCATTGAAcgaaaaaaaaataacatgaaaacaaaagttacaagatAGAATTTTACACTATTTCAACTCTCAGCTCTTGACCTTAGACTCTAATTTGCTGATCGTTACACAACAAATAAATATAAAGAACATTACtggaaaatattttcatttatgaaGAAGGTAAGATAGCAGATATCAAACTTAACATTATATCTTTTCAGTtgatatacatataaatatatctatatgTTGTATGTCTGAGTAAAAATCTCATACAGCTACTACAAACTTTCATGAAAAAGCTATGGCCAGTGAAAGTTTAAATAACCAAGACTGCATTAGGCAATGGCCATTCTGAAAGACAATAAATTGAGCAGATTTCATACCTCTCTACACAACTAAACAGTGAAATTTTAAACTCTCACACTACATGGTAAATCCTACACCAAATCGAATGTATTGAAATCCTTCATAAGCCATTCTGACATGTATCCAAACTAAGAAAATCTCTCAACCCCAGCACTCACTACTTACTACTGGTCAGTAATCACTTCATCATATGTATCAAGCAACCTCACTTGGCATTCTACATGTTTATCCATGCCAATTATATCCATTCCAAGAAGATTAAAGCATGAAATAATGAAGTACCCAATGAGCTATCCATAACAATCACAAGAAATATGTAGAAAAATTCATAAACTATCAACACCCAGTTCCCAAATTTACTAAGAAAAGCAAcacaaatcatatatatatatatatatatatgtatatatagtctTACTTACTTCATCTGATGAAGGCTTTATAGATCGATCACCACCATTAATGGCATGATGGGAAGGTGAAGCTTTAGCTTTCTTCTTCAATTGAAAAGCTCCCCAAGACAAATCATTTTCTCCTTCTTTCCTCTTCTTcctcccaaaactcctcaactTACACTTCTTCTCCATAACTTTCCACACATTCTTCCTCCTGAAAACCAGCTTCTCCGACTTCCAACACCCAAAACTAGTATCAATCACAGTCACTTCACTCCTCGAATAACCC from Humulus lupulus chromosome 5, drHumLupu1.1, whole genome shotgun sequence encodes the following:
- the LOC133834385 gene encoding uncharacterized protein LOC133834385 isoform X1 — protein: MLCSAPGAGKSGSNWLSRLRSNKGLPTAEDLDLDHFLTQNPNSSSSESAQLNSATTRSEPRGVTNRNREWVGAMNNVLSELFFMDGSDERSKLSGEKIPRKQTNPRVCAASMGNNNSNNTVNSNSSGVVAVTASFNSDSNSLRRRKKGNARVRRFEVVDDGDGDDDVGEEEVEEENEEMNLKGYSRSEVTVIDTSFGCWKSEKLVFRRKNVWKVMEKKCKLRSFGRKKRKEGENDLSWGAFQLKKKAKASPSHHAINGGDRSIKPSSDEGQNFRKNSHRELYKATAENLNTTREEVSTESPDNLSQDFRKRQESRLSSSPRKMKKGGSSVVLVKGIPTGKKKAVMLSPNCPKSTQRLHMDNNSPRK
- the LOC133834385 gene encoding uncharacterized protein LOC133834385 isoform X2, with translation MLCSAPGAGKSGSNWLSRLRSNKGLPTAEDLDLDHFLTQNPNSSSSESAQLNSATTRSEPRGVTNRNREWVGAMNNVLSELFFMDGSDERSKLSGEKIPRKQTNPRVCAASMGNNNSNNTVNSNSSGVVAVTASFNSDSNSLRRRKKGNARVRRFEVVDDGDGDDDVGEEEVEEENEEMNLKGYSRSEVTVIDTSFGCWKSEKLVFRRKNVWKVMEKKCKLRSFGRKKRKEGENDLSWGAFQLKKKAKASPSHHAINGGDRSIKPSSDEGQNFRKNSHRELYKATAENLNTTREEVSTESPDNLSQDFRKRSRLSSSPRKMKKGGSSVVLVKGIPTGKKKAVMLSPNCPKSTQRLHMDNNSPRK